The proteins below come from a single Rosa rugosa chromosome 2, drRosRugo1.1, whole genome shotgun sequence genomic window:
- the LOC133728478 gene encoding uncharacterized protein LOC133728478, which produces MGGACSRKRNHRDDEDNFPRGIPRRYSKSGSSKCLATAFSRPATDIQHEKGQCPSLMDFYVRQICECASAKELLKHCFIRTARKSPRLLERIRIFGCENSSWRTRG; this is translated from the exons ATGGGGGGAGCTTGTTCTAGGAAGAGAAACCATCGAGATGATGAAGATAATTTTCCTAGAGGGATTCCCAGAAGATATTCAAAAAGTGGGAGTTCAAAGTGCTTGGCAACCGCCTTCTCTCGACCTGCTACAGATATTCAACATGAAAAAGGGCAATGCCCATCCCTCATGGACTTCTACGTACGGCAAATATGTGAG TGTGCAAGTGCCAAGGAACTGCTAAAGCACTGCTTTATTAGGACTGCTAGGAAGAGTCCAAGACTTCTTGAGAGAATAAG GATTTTTGGGTGTGAGAACTCTAGCTGGAGAACAAGAGGATGA
- the LOC133731213 gene encoding uncharacterized protein LOC133731213 — protein MSSGETPPISSSAGFVNVGASSGSADTENETVDDKAPLWKFVKKIQKMAGGGSWRWQCNFCKLHYNGSYTRVRGHLLKEGTAGVAVCNKVTPHAFTQMSKLVRECKERLMNAAPKQVPLPSSGQQRGSSATSSYGMSYYAYTQAQTASDGGKKRKTTVGSVEKAFQNSAREQCDSEVARMYYTGGLSFNLARNPHYRNYYIRASTLPGYIPPGYNALRTTLLAKERKNIEHHLEPIKITWKDKGVSLCSDGWSDAQRRPLINVIATYESGPMMLRAINCEGEFKDHALIADLIIDSIKKVGWENVVQVITDNAPVCSKAGALIASKYPTIFWTPCVVHTLNLAVKNICTPSLVASNADVFDACCCLQPVSEDVMFIKNFIMNHGMRLVMFNDHCNLKLLSVAPTRFASTLIMLKRFRQIKNGLKQMVISPKWDDYKEDDVRKAASVKEKLLDELLWDDIDYIISFTEPIYEMIRRADTDRPSLHLVYDWWDSMIEQVKKAIYRKERKQPHQESPFWDAVYYSSEWLSEDTNRVAPHKDLEITRERKNCILRYFANEDDRRKVNIEFANFYMCMQEFGSGDAMKDRFIMQPITWWAVHGASAPSLQAIAFNVLGQPCSSSYCERNWSTYNLIHSVRRNKITPQRAEDLVFVHTNLRLLARRSPSYNESATKMWDVGGDEFDSLEETNVGRLEIANLLLDEPQLEGVLFNVDHEDEDLEDVVQVE, from the exons ATGAGCAGCGGAGAAACACCTCCTATTAGTTCTAGTGCCGGGTTTGTTAACGTCGGTGCTAGTAGTGGATCTGCTGATACTGAAAATGAGACCGTTGATGATAAAGCACCATTGTGGAAATTTGTGAAGAAGATTCAAAAAATGGCAGGTGGAGGAAGTTGGAGGTGGCAGTGCAATTTTTGCAAATTGCACTACAACGGGTCTTATACTAGAGTTCGTGGTCATTTGTTGAAAGAAGGAACAGCGGGGGTGGCAGTTTGCAACAAGGTTACTCCTCATGCATTTACTCAAATGTCCAAGTTGGTGAGAGAATGCAAGGAGAGACTAATGAATGCAGCTCCTAAACAAGTTCCACTACCATCATCAGGACAACAACGGGGGAGTTCCGCCACAAGTAGCTATGGGATGAGTTATTATGCCTATACACAAGCACAAACAGCAAGTGATGgtggaaagaagaggaaaacaacTGTTGGTTCAGTTGAAAAGGCCTTCCAAAACTCAGCTAGGGAGCAATGCGATAGTGAGGTTGCAAGGATGTACTACACCGGTGGCTTATCTTTCAACCTAGCTAGAAATCCACACTATCGAAACTACTACATTCGTGCTTCTACCCTTCCAGGCTACATTCCACCAGGCTACAATGCTCTAAGGACCACACTTCTtgcaaaagaaaggaaaaatattGAGCATCATTTAGAGCCAATCAAGATTACATGGAAAGACAAAGGTGTGAGTCTTTGTAGTGATGGTTGGTCTGATGCACAAAGAAGACCATTGATTAATGTGATAGCCACTTATGAGAGTGGTCCGATGATGTTGAGGGCTATAAACTGTGAGGGGGAATTCAAGGATCATGCATTGATTGCAGACTTGATTATAGATTCCATCAAGAAAGTGGGTTGGGAAAATGTTGTGCAAGTGATTACCGACAATGCTCCAGTTTGTTCCAAGGCCGGTGCCTTGATAGCAAGTAAGTATCCTACTATTTTTTGGACACCATGTGTAGTGCATACTTTGAATCTTGCTGTCAAGAATATTTGCACACCTTCATTAGTTGCAAGCAATGCGGATGTGTTTGATGCATGTTGTTGTTTACAGCCAGTTTCTGAGGATGTTATGTTTATCAAGAACTTCATTATGAATCATGGAATGAGATTAGTGATGTTTAATGACCATTGCAATTTGAAGTTGCTTTCGGTTGCTCCCACAAGGTTTGCATCTACGTTAATCATGCTAAAGAGGTTTAGGCAAATCAAAAATGGTTTGAAACAGATGGTCATCAGTCCAAAGTGGGATGATTACAAAGAAGACGATGTTAGGAAGGCAGCTTCTGTGAAAGAGAAATTATTAGATGAGTTGCTGTGGGATGACATTGATTACATCATTTCTTTTACTGAGCCTATCTATGAGATGATCAGGAGAGCAGACACTGATAGGCCTTCTCTTCATTTGGTGTATGATTGGTGGGATAGTATGATTGAGCAAGTGAAGAAAGCTATCTATAGGAAAGAAAGGAAGCAACCTCATCAAGAGTCTCCATTTTGGGATGCGGT GTATTATAGTTCGGAATGGCTTAGTGAAGATACTAATCGGGTTGCTCCCCACAAAGATTTAGAGATTACAAGGGAGAGGAAAAATTGTATCCTTAGATACTTTGCCAATGAAGATGATCGAAGAAAAGTTAACATAGAATTTGCCAATTTTTATATGTGCATGCAAGAGTTTGGAAGTGGAGATGCTATGAAGGATAGGTTTATTATGCAGCCTATAACATGGTGGGCTGTCCATGGAGCTTCGGCACCATCTCTTCAAGCCATAGCCTTCAATGTTCTAGGTCAACCTTGTTCTTCTTCATATTGTGAAAGAAATTGGAGTACTTACAATTTGATTCACTCTGTGAGGAGGAACAAGATAACACCACAAAGAGCGGAAGATTTGGTGTTTGTGCATACCAATCTTCGCCTTTTAGCTAGAAGAAGCCCAAGTTACAATGAGAGTGCAACTAAAATGTGGGATGTTGGAGGTGATGAGTTTGATTCTTTGGAAGAGACTAATGTTGGAAGGCTTGAGATTGCTAACCTTTTACTTGATGAACCACAATTAGAGGGGGTTTTGTTTAATGTTGATCATGAAGATGAAGACCTTGAGGATGTTGTCCAAGTTGAATGA